The genome window GGCAGACAGTTGTACCCAGGTTCAGTATTCTCACACCTGTGCACTCCATTGAACACAAAGCACGCATCGGGAACCTCTTTGCACTGAAATACAAGTTGAGATGGAGAAGAACAACAGTTAGCATTATAAAACACTaggattttattctttcttcctattttctttcACTCCTTTTTAAGTAAAGAACTCTAATCTTCTTACCTCATCAATATCTTGACAGTGAACACCATCACCATGGTAGCCAGGAGGACAGGCACCACACTTCCACGAACCATCAGGGGAGCTGGTACATGTAGTCCCCGCAAAGCAGGGATTAGACAAGCACCCATCTGAGAAATAAGTGAGAAAGTGTTAACGTGAGGGACACTTACTATGCTGCTGCAGTGCTATATTTGGCCAATATGCTGACTTAGAATTCTATCAATCACTTGTGGTTTAGAGACCTAGGCCACGTTAATCAGGATTTTCTAGGCTGTCCACAATCTTTAGACATTTATGGGAAAATGGATACTCACCAATTGGACAGTCCTGTTTGTTGCAGACTTGAGTCCCTCTAGCTTCACCTACACAAGTCTTCCCACCATATTGAGGCTCAGGATTATTGCAGAGTCGGCTACGTTTTTGAAGGCCTCCTCCACACGTCACTGTGCAAGCATCCCATGGAGACCATGGTCCCCAGTTGCCATTAACTAAAGGGAGACAGAAGTTAAGAGACATTTAGAGCTTTTAAATTCAGTGGTACGTTTAGTTTCTACCTGACCAAGGACAACTAACTTTTATAGCGAGAATACTTCAGACATTGGTCTGATGTACATGACAGGATTAGAAGAAGagtcacagaaaataatttggtttcATCTAAAACTAACCTGTGATGTTTGTACCTAGTCCACTTCCAAGTTTAAAGAGAAGTTTACTAGAACTAGTTTATATAGCAACTATTCCAGATGCTCACTTTTTAAGCTACCAAACAGTGGTTACCACCTGGACACACTTACTTGGACAAGGATCTTTCTGGCaaggtttgttttctcttgcctCACCCTCACAAGGTTTGCCATTCAGCTGTGGTACTGGAGAGTTGCAGAGACGAATTCTAGTGATGATGCCCGTACCACAAGTGACAGAACATGATGACCACGGTGACCAGTGACTCCAGCCACCATCCTGTTTAACTACAAGAGACAGATGTAAGTTATTAGAACTCCTGAAGAACAGATTTCTGCACCATAGCAACCTAGGACATAGCCAGTACACAACTGAAGCAAAGactccatatatatatatatatattggaTATACTCAGCACAGTCACAGATCAAGTTGTTCTGTCACTAGAGAAACTGCAAGCCCAAACTGGCCTCAAATTTGTCCTGGGGTCAGGGCCCAAACATGTCTATTTACTGCATTATCCATCTGCTCTCCTTCACCTGATTAATGCAAGTCCTTAAAGCTAGAAGCCCACATTTCATCCCAGTGACAGAGCTACACTATAATCTTTGCTGTTAACACTAAGCCAATAAAAGTAATCTTTGTTTTATTACCAGTATGATAGATTAAGTACTTACATCTTTTATCGCACTCCTGCAGGTGGCAAGTCCGAGTCTGTACAGAAGACCCTTCACAGCGGTTATTGAGACTGTCACAGGATCTCCCTCTTTGCTGAATCCCATTCCCACAGGTGACAGAACATGAAGTCCATTCAGACCAAGGAGACCATCCATCATCTGCATAGTCGCTAGCTGCAGAGGGATACAGCTCTGAATAAAACTCCAGGTACTCGTTTTTCCTGAGTCTTTTCTCCCTACCCTCtctccacaaaaaaaagcacTCAACTGTCCTCAAAAGCCACATGCATCTTCCTTTCTTGTACAAGATAAAGGCCATGAACTCAAATGTTTCAGTGCTCACATGTATCACCCAAGTGATTAAGCTTAAAGAGGCATCAGGCTAACCTTACTCCAGTGGTACCAGGTTATAAGTAGCTGTGGTTATACTTTACAGCAGCATGTGCCTAGCTATGTGAATCCAACGGCTACAGAAGAATGAAATTATTAAGTACTTACGCCAGCATCGGGGGCAGCACTCCCCATCAGGCACAGTGGCATTAGAACAAGGCATGAGAGGACAGGACACTTTCCGGCATATGGTGGCAGAGTTCTAAAAAAGAATTGTGAGAATTGCAATAAACAATTGGAATATAAACAACACCTAGTTAAACGATAGAGATATTTTTCAGCACTTAAAGACTCAACATCTAAAGCAGAGACTCCTTTATTTAGAGCTAATACAATTTAAGTGTAGTCCCAGGTATTTTTAGTCAAAATTCATCTCATTCCTATTCTTACCCAACTGTTTTTTAGTCAAGAGTAGatgtattttggttttgcagaCACTGGTCAAGAGTTGCTACCAGATGCTGGCTGGAGTAAAGGACAGCCAAAGTATAAGGTAAGACTTCAAGGGAGTAAAACAAGAATGAGAAGCCAACTTCCTTTTCAGTTAATCTGGACTTAAGCCAATTGTATGGTAAAGATAAAATTAGTTCAGTGGATTCTGCTCCAAAGCCATGAAATCCATGACTTATACTTAGAGGTCTTTGATCCTTAAGCCAAGCAGGCAGGGTAAAAACAGCCACCTCCCATCTCAATGGGAGCTAAAGGACAGCCTGTAGTTTTGCTTCTTGAAGGTATCAGCTTGGTCAGAAGAAGGCTTTCGTGATTACTATTTTAATCTCCAAGCAAATGGCTACATTAAGTCAACTACAGCTAACACCAAGTAAGAACATTGGTATGAAAGACACAAATGTAAAAGTCACAGTATCATTTGCTGACTAGAAGATAACAGATGTACAGGCCTATAGAAGCAGATGCAGAACTTGGTGAGATGCCTTAGTTTGCACATGTATAACTACTCAGCCTTTAGTTTCTAAACAGCAGCAGGCTAGTTAATCTGCTCTTTGCTAGAATGGTACTCCCAGATGATTTTCTAAAGGTATGCTTACAGTTCAGGGGAGCAAGCAAAGAGTTCAAACTCTGAAACTGCATGTTTTAGTGTACTTCAACATTCCACAGAAGCAGAACACATAGCATAAATATCCTGCCAGGTGATCCTGGGATTTAAACATCTAAACTGAAATCTGGAAGGGATTGCTCTTCTATATAATCTGTAACAGCTAATAAGACATAGCTAGAAGCATTTGTTAGATAAAGAGAAATCCCATAAGTTTAAGAGCCTTTACTGAGTACTAGGGATGTCTTCCTGCTAAGCCAGCAGGAGGTTCAGCAAGGACAGAAGATGGATCTAAAAGCATCCCAGGGAGTAAAGCCAATAGTACTATAAATCAGTTCCATTGACATTGACTCAGTTTACTCATGGACTCACAAAGAATATAGCCATTCCCCAAATTAAGGGACTAGAAGTGTTCCAACAGCTGTATCAGAGCaatgttttgtatatttttctaaaatactgCTGTTGTAACACTGTATGATAGCTGCCTTTATACTGAAGATCTAGTAGGATGAAGTGAACTTAATTCTCTGGCTACGGCAGTATACTCAGCTCTGTGTAGGATTTACTCTAAGAAAGTATGTCATTTAGAAATGTCTATTAATTTCAACTCATGAATTTATATACAGAGGATCTACAAATCTGAGAAATCTTACCTGGCAGGTGCATTCGGTGCAGCTGTCAATAGTCCactcttctttatttttgtgcaaAATTCCATTATGAATGCATACTCCAGGAGTGATCTGGACCACTTTGGCAATgagttcattttcttcagtctaagagaggagggatggggaaaacagcagaaatatttgGAAGTTGATATGGAAAACTCCATTTTCCATAAAAGCCATGGAGTAGAGTTATTACTGTATGAGGCTCTCAAAGGGCAGGTTATCATTCGTTCGCTAAGTGCCAGTTAATGAAAAAGCACCATGAATTTGACCAACACTTACCACTTTCCGAACTCTGTCTTGAAGTGTTGTAACCATGGACCGGAGCCCTTGCAGTTCCACAAACATATTTGTTAGTTCATCACAGGAAAAACCGCAGACTGCTTGAATGTCCTTTGTTTTATGACCAATGTAATTAGTGCGGATAGCTGGTCTAGAACCATTGATGGGGTTGTCCAAAGTGATGATCGCACTAGTGGCTAAAAGACAAAAACACACAaagtaaaaagcatttttaccACTTGCATTTATCATTCCAGGGTAACACCTGCTAAACAGCTGCCACCAGATTCATTAGGGTGCCTGCAGAAATATGATCTTATTTCTTATGCAATGTGGATTTGCATGTCAGCATACCTCTGAGCTCTGTTTTGACTTGCCTTTCTAAGGTAATGAAAATCATATTTTGAATAGGTCATTGGATTCAGAAGATTCAAACTTACAGCTGGAGCAGCCTTTGTTCCTCAGGATAGCTTCCAGAGTTGTTCCAAACACAAATCGCACATTCTGCAGCAGTCCCTGTGGACAGAGAAAGAATTACAGCTACTTGCAGCAACTGCAAGGGAAAGAAGTACAATTTTCTTGGAGAGAAGTTGTAGGCATGTAAGGTCATGTAAGCTCATTGAGAGTAATTTCATGACAGACAGATGACAAAGTGAAACACATTGCTATACTCCCCTTAATGATGACGAGCCCTGCTTCCTAACATTCTCATCCTTGACCATAAGGACCTGGCAACTCTccaggcaggaaggaaaaaaccccataaaattCTGAATCTTACAACAAGCTGAGCAATGAAGGTATCACTACCTGTTTGGAAGCTTCAGTGCTTTGTTATTGCTGCAGGAAGTCTTATCCCTGCAAATCCAGTGTTTCACTCTTCTAGCTTCATTATTAAAGTTTGGTAGATTTAGATGTGGTCTGTACCAGATGTACACTGACTAGTTAGTGGTGTAACCCTTCCTCCCTACTACCATGTCTTTGTAGCTATTTAGATGGTTGAGTAGCTCATGCACCTTCAAAGCTGATGACCAAAAACAGTAGGCAAAAATACAAGTCAAAGTTTTACCTGGAAGTTGTCATTGACTCCCCCTTTGGCAATACGGAGCCTGGCACTGCTGGCCAGGTCCCTAGTAAAGATGTTCTGGATGGGGATGTCCAGTTCAGCATTCTCCATTTGCTCACACCCCACATAAAGCTGAGCTCGGTCCTCTTGCACAAACAGGGTGATATTCTTCCAATGTCCTGTAGCCAGCAAGGCATCCTCTACTGACACTAACTGCTGCTTGCCATCTCCAGAGAGACTCAGGTCCAGGGTGCCTGCCTTGCCATTTGATACCAGGCTAAAGACGTGACCAGAGCCATCTTTCTGTTCCACAGACAACAGCGTGCCTCTGCTCTTCTTGGCTTGCCGGAGGGTGGCCAGGAGGATGAAGCCCTTCTCAGCATGGATGGCATCTAGTAAGTCTTGAAACTTCGAGtcagggacagcagggatgcGACTGGCATCTTCAATGCGGTAAGCAGGGCTGGAGGATTCTGGTCCCTTCACCAGGTGCACCCCAGGTGCCCGGCGCCCAGCTCCCTTCCGAATGAAGCCAATGAGTTCAAAAAGATCGAAGACACTGTTATCGTCACTCCTGGACTCTGcaaagagagcagaaaaacCATCATGAGCAATAGACAAGAGGCTGAGCGGGTGCATAACTCCGAGGATGGCTTTAACACATTGTCTCATGGTGCATATTGTGGAAGGTACAGCGCTTCACGTTAAGGCACAGACAGGCGCTCCAGCGGTTCACCAGACGCACCAGGAGCTGCTGTGTGGCAGTACACGTGCATTCCTGCACAGGAGCCAGTCAGCCCAGGAGCACCAGGTACCCACTGactgacacacacacaaagataACTCACGTTCTGGCACCTCGTTAGGCTCTAGCAGGGGAGAAATAGAGAGCAGAAGGCCAGACTGCCATATTCCTATGCTAGGATACAGCAAAGTCAGCTTGCTTAGTCCAGCGGGGTGACaacaagcacagcagcagcttttctaCAGCACCACGACAGCAGCCGACCGCCCCGTTCCTTCTTCAGACGGTTTCTACATCACTTTCCCCTCTGCCCACCGCAGAGGTAGGCAAGCCACGCTCTCAAATCCTGGAGATCTCGCTACTATTTCTGAAGGCTACACTCATTCCACACCAAagaaacttagaatcatagaatcactaggttagaaaggacccactgggtcatcgagtccaatcattcctatcaaactttCCTGTTCCCAAGTAGCTGATGCTCGAGTCAGAAAGTTTTTGCTCCTCGAGAGCTCTGGCGCCCTTGGCCCCGGAGCCAGCGCTCGGCGGGCTGCACCGGCACCGAGAAGCGCCGATCCCCGGGCGGCGGAGCCGGAGCCCAGAGCCGCCTTACCTGCCGTGCGCTTGGCCTCCGAGGCTccgagcaggaggaggaggaggagagcaggcaTCGGCCCCATGGCAAAGGTCCGTATCCGCAGCAGCCTGGGGAGAGGCACACGGGACAAGGTCACCCGCGGTCCCGGGGCAGGAAAGGCTGCGCCCCGGGGACGCGAGGGCGGGACGGGGCGCTCGGCGGGGTCGCTGGGGCACTCACCTGCGGGGAGCGCGATCCTCCGGGATCCGGCGGCTGATCTCCTCGGGCGGCGCCGGAGAGCGAGCGAACGAGGGACGCGGAGCGGCGCTGCCGGGACTCTGCCTGCTCCGGGCGCCGCTCGGCCCTTTAACGGGTGGCTCGCATTCCTGGGGGCGCGACGGGCCAATCAGCGGCGGCGGGGCAGGAAACGGGAGGCTCCGCGGCCAGGGACAACTTTCcggaggggccgggggggcagGGCGGGGGCGCCCGACGCCGCCGCGGGGAGCGGGAGGGCGGCGGGGCGAGGGGAGCGCGCGTAGCGGCGGCCGCGCCGCGTGGGGGCGCCCCGCGAGTTCGGACGGCGCTCGGCGCTCCGCGGCTGCCCCCGCTCCGCCCGGCGGCCCCCGAGGGAACCGCGACCGGCGGCTGCTCCCCGCCGCGTCCCCGTCCCCGGGGCCTGCGAGCCGCGCCCCCCGCGGCTGTCTCGAGTCACTTTAATGAGAGGGATCCTCAATTAATTGACTTA of Phaenicophaeus curvirostris isolate KB17595 chromosome 5, BPBGC_Pcur_1.0, whole genome shotgun sequence contains these proteins:
- the THBS1 gene encoding thrombospondin-1, with amino-acid sequence MGPMPALLLLLLLGASEAKRTAESRSDDNSVFDLFELIGFIRKGAGRRAPGVHLVKGPESSSPAYRIEDASRIPAVPDSKFQDLLDAIHAEKGFILLATLRQAKKSRGTLLSVEQKDGSGHVFSLVSNGKAGTLDLSLSGDGKQQLVSVEDALLATGHWKNITLFVQEDRAQLYVGCEQMENAELDIPIQNIFTRDLASSARLRIAKGGVNDNFQGLLQNVRFVFGTTLEAILRNKGCSSSTSAIITLDNPINGSRPAIRTNYIGHKTKDIQAVCGFSCDELTNMFVELQGLRSMVTTLQDRVRKVTEENELIAKVVQITPGVCIHNGILHKNKEEWTIDSCTECTCQNSATICRKVSCPLMPCSNATVPDGECCPRCWPSDYADDGWSPWSEWTSCSVTCGNGIQQRGRSCDSLNNRCEGSSVQTRTCHLQECDKRFKQDGGWSHWSPWSSCSVTCGTGIITRIRLCNSPVPQLNGKPCEGEARENKPCQKDPCPINGNWGPWSPWDACTVTCGGGLQKRSRLCNNPEPQYGGKTCVGEARGTQVCNKQDCPIDGCLSNPCFAGTTCTSSPDGSWKCGACPPGYHGDGVHCQDIDECKEVPDACFVFNGVHRCENTEPGYNCLPCPPRFTGTQPFGRSVEDAMANKQVCKPRNPCTDGTHDCNKNAKCNYLGHFSDPMYRCECKPGYAGNGIICGEDTDLDGWPNENLVCVANATYHCKKDNCPNLPNSGQEDYDKDGIGDACDNDDDDDGIPDDRDNCPFIYNPQQYDYDRDDVGDRCDNCPYNHNPDQTDTDNNGEGDACAVDIDGDGVLNERDNCQYVYNVDQRDTDLDGVGDQCDNCPLEHNPDQEDTDSDRIGDQCDNNQDIDEDGHQNNLDNCPYVPNANQADHDKDGKGDACDHDDDNDGIPDDKDNCRLVANPDQADSDGDGRGDACKDDFDQDSVPDIDDICPENVDISETDFRKFQMIPLDPKGTSQNDPNWVVRHQGKELVQTVNCDPGLAVGFDEFNAVDFSGTFFINTERDDDYAGFVFGYQSSSRFYVVMWKQITQSYWDSTPTKAQGYSGLSIKVVNSTTGPGEHLRNALWHTGNTPGQVRTLWHDPRHIGWKDFTAYRWRLSHRPKTGYIRVVMYEGKKIMADSGPIYDKTYAGGRLGLFVFSQEMVFFSDLKYECRDP